Proteins encoded in a region of the Fundulus heteroclitus isolate FHET01 chromosome 2, MU-UCD_Fhet_4.1, whole genome shotgun sequence genome:
- the tph1a gene encoding tryptophan 5-hydroxylase 1a isoform X2, with amino-acid sequence MLCGSVRTRVHGNLLCHAVSTMYEGRNMINKSTFSKIEENTEKKNSSEKGRATIIFSLKNEVGGLVKALKLFQENHVNLVHIESRKSKRRNSEFEIFVDCDSNHEQLNEIIHLLRKHVNVVDMDPPDNSCLLEEDMYDVPWFPKKISDLDKCANRVLMYGSELDADHPGFKDNVYRKRRKYFADLAMAYRHGDPIPHIEFTEEEVKTWGVVYRELIKLYPTHACREYLKNLPLLSKYCECREDNIPQLEDVSRFLKERTGFTIRPVAGYLSPRDFLAGLAFRVFHCTQYVRHSSDPLYTPEPDTCHELLGHVPLLAEPSFAQFSQEIGLASLGASDDSVQKLATCYFFTVEFGLCKQEGQLRAYGAGLLSSISELKHALSGNARIMPFDPKVTSKQECIITTFQDVYFVSDSFEEAKVKMREFAKTIKRPFTVRYNPYTQSVDVLKDTPSINSVVEELRHELDIVGDALNRLNKQLGV; translated from the exons ATGCTTTGTGGGTCGGTACGGACCAGGGTGCACGGAAACCTGCTCTGCCACGCCGTTTCCACCATGTACGAGGGAAGAAATATG ATAAACAAGTCGACCTTCTCAAAGATCGAAGAAAACACGGAAAAGAAGAATTCGTCAGAGAAAGGGAGAGCAACGATCATCTTCTCCCTCAAAAATGAAGTAGGGGGACTTGTGAAGGCTCTCAAACTCTTCCAA GAAAACCATGTCAACCTTGTGCACATTGAGtccagaaaatccaaaagacgtAACTCTGAGTTTGAAATTTTTGTGGACTGTGACAGTAACCACGAACAACTGAACGAAATCATCCATCTGCTTCGGAAGCATGTAAATGTGGTGGACATGGACCCTCCAGATAACTCCTGCCTGCTCGAAGAAG ACATGTACGATGTACCTTGGTTCCCAAAGAAAATTTCCGACTTGGACAAATGTGCTAACCGTGTCCTGATGTATGGATCTGAGCTGGATGCTGACCATCCG GGTTTTAAGGACAATGTCTATCGCAAAAGAAGAAAGTATTTTGCTGATCTTGCTATGGCCTACAGACA TGGGGATCCCATCCCTCATATTGAGTTCACAGAGGAGGAAGTGAAGACCTGGGGTGTCGTGTACAGGGAGCTGATCAAGTTGTACCCCACCCACGCCTGTCGGGAATACTTGAAGAACCTGCCACTGCTGTCCAAATATTGTGAATGTCGGGAGGACAACATCCCTCAGCTGGAGGATGTTTCACGCTTCCTCAAAG AACGAACTGGATTCACCATCAGACCAGTGGCAGGTTACCTGTCCCCACGGGACTTCCTCGCTGGTTTGGCCTTCCGGGTTTTCCACTGCACCCAGTATGTGCGGCACAGCTCTGACCCCTTATACACCCCAGAACC GGACACATGCCATGAACTGCTGGGACACGTCCCGCTGCTAGCAGAGCCCAGTTTCGCTCAGTTTTCTCAAGAGATTGGTCTTGCTTCACTGGGGGCCTCGGATGATTCTGTTCAGAAACTGGCAACA TGCTACTTCTTCACGGTGGAGTTTGGCCTATGCAAACAAGAAGGCCAGCTGCGAGCATATGGAGCCGGCCTGCTGTCATCTATCAGTGAGCTGAAG CACGCGCTTTCTGGAAATGCAAGGATAATGCCTTTTGACCCCAAAGTGACAAGCAAGCAGGAATGCATCATCACGACATTTCAGGATGTCTACTTTGTGTCAGACAGTTTTGAGGAGGCCAAAGTCAAGATGAG GGAGTTTGCCAAGACCATCAAGCGTCCCTTCACCGTTCGTTACAACCCGTACACCCAGAGCGTCGACGTGCTGAAAGACACTCCGAGCATCAACAGCGTAGTCGAGGAGCTCCGACATGAGCTTGACATTGTGGGCGACGCCCTCAATCGGCTCAACAAGCAACTGGGCGTCTGA
- the sergef gene encoding secretion-regulating guanine nucleotide exchange factor, translating into METRSRLTCCLYAWGANSYGQLGQNHVEDQCVPRLCDSSALQDRTVRAVGGGGGHSVLLTENGEVFVCGQNHKGQLGLGHNTDVLTVQLCPVLNHKVANVACGWDFTLLLTDSGRLLACGSNAFGQLGVGQTVKHTAELLAVEALKEPVVSVAAGLRHSLTVGASGSVYQWGTGLFSHAKRALSPHPVPSHLKSQVPCLVPGLGQRKSHLVSAGSAHCVCLTEEGELFLWGSSKHGQLATAEPFLPSPSLLNRSLLKGEKVTNVCSGWTHVVAQTESGRVFTWGRGDYGQLGRPASVSEDAEKLCPGPVVQGIRKDCLPGEVTSLDGATQIACGSEHNLAVVGGRLLSWGWNEHGMCGDGSQADVFHPRLVSDLRPVLIGCGAGHSMAVCGVTTGLTQNSDSS; encoded by the exons ATGGAAACACGCTCACGCCTGACGTGCTGTTTATACGCCTGG GGAGCCAACAGCTACGGTCAGCTGGGTCAGAACCATGTGGAGGACCAGTGTGTACCGAGGCTGTGCGACAGCTCGGCTCTGCAGGACAGGACGGTCCGGGCTGTGGGCGGAGGAGGGGGACACTCCGTGCTCCTCACCG AGAATGGagaggtgtttgtgtgtggacaGAATCACAAAGGCCAGCTGGGACTTGGTCACAATACTGATGTCTTAACTGTTCAGCTCTGCCCCGTCTTGAATCACAAAGTCGCAAATGTAGCCTGCGGCTGGGATTTTACTCTTCTCCTCACTG ACTCGGGCCGACTACTGGCATGTGGTTCTAACGCATTTGGACAGCTGGGTGTTGGGCAGACAGTCAAACACACTGCTGAGCTGTTAGCTGTTGAG GCTCTGAAGGAGCCAGTAGTGAGTGTAGCAGCAGGACTAAGACACTCACTCACAGTGGGGG CTTCAGGCTCTGTGTATCAGTGGGGAACCGGTCTTTTCAGCCATGCTAAGAGAGCGCTCAGTCCCCACCCTGTTCCATCACATCTGAAGTCCCAGGTTCCCTGCCTGGTACCAG GTCTCGGTCAGAGGAAATCACACCTTGTATCGGCGGGTTCAGCACACTGTGTTTGCCTAACAG AGGAAGGTGAGTTATTCCTGTGGGGAAGCAGTAAACATGGCCAGCTGGCTACAGCCGAGCCCTTTCTGCCCTCTCCCAGCCTGCTGAATCGATCTCTGCTGAAGGGAGAGAAAGTAACGAACGTATGCAGCGGCTGGACGCACGTCGTTGCTCAAACAG AGAGTGGCAGAGTGTTCACGTGGGGCAGAGGAGATTATGGACAGCTTGGTCGACCGGCCTCAGTCAGCGAGGATGCAGAGAAGCTTTGTCCTGGTCCAGTAGTGCAGGGAATCAGGAAGGACTGCCTCCCTGGGGAAGTTACATCCCTTGATGGAGCAACACAG aTTGCATGTGGATCTGAACACAACCTTGCCGTCGTAG GGGGGCGCCTCCTGTCGTGGGGCTGGAACGAGCACGGGATGTGTGGCGACGGTTCGCAGGCTGACGTCTTTCATCCTCGGCTCGTTTCTGATCTCAGACCTGTTCTCATTGGCTGTGGTGCTGGACATTCAATGGCAGTGTGTGGTGTGACAACAGGCTTAAcgcagaactctgactcttcttgA
- the tph1a gene encoding tryptophan 5-hydroxylase 1a isoform X1: MYSNKVDGPRRGRSFDSMNIGFEEKLLNNEINKSTFSKIEENTEKKNSSEKGRATIIFSLKNEVGGLVKALKLFQENHVNLVHIESRKSKRRNSEFEIFVDCDSNHEQLNEIIHLLRKHVNVVDMDPPDNSCLLEEDMYDVPWFPKKISDLDKCANRVLMYGSELDADHPGFKDNVYRKRRKYFADLAMAYRHGDPIPHIEFTEEEVKTWGVVYRELIKLYPTHACREYLKNLPLLSKYCECREDNIPQLEDVSRFLKERTGFTIRPVAGYLSPRDFLAGLAFRVFHCTQYVRHSSDPLYTPEPDTCHELLGHVPLLAEPSFAQFSQEIGLASLGASDDSVQKLATCYFFTVEFGLCKQEGQLRAYGAGLLSSISELKHALSGNARIMPFDPKVTSKQECIITTFQDVYFVSDSFEEAKVKMREFAKTIKRPFTVRYNPYTQSVDVLKDTPSINSVVEELRHELDIVGDALNRLNKQLGV, encoded by the exons ATGTACTCCAATAAGGTGGACGGCCCACGCAGAGGAAGATCCTTTGACTCCATGAACATAGGCTTTGAAGAAAAACTGCTCAACAATGAG ATAAACAAGTCGACCTTCTCAAAGATCGAAGAAAACACGGAAAAGAAGAATTCGTCAGAGAAAGGGAGAGCAACGATCATCTTCTCCCTCAAAAATGAAGTAGGGGGACTTGTGAAGGCTCTCAAACTCTTCCAA GAAAACCATGTCAACCTTGTGCACATTGAGtccagaaaatccaaaagacgtAACTCTGAGTTTGAAATTTTTGTGGACTGTGACAGTAACCACGAACAACTGAACGAAATCATCCATCTGCTTCGGAAGCATGTAAATGTGGTGGACATGGACCCTCCAGATAACTCCTGCCTGCTCGAAGAAG ACATGTACGATGTACCTTGGTTCCCAAAGAAAATTTCCGACTTGGACAAATGTGCTAACCGTGTCCTGATGTATGGATCTGAGCTGGATGCTGACCATCCG GGTTTTAAGGACAATGTCTATCGCAAAAGAAGAAAGTATTTTGCTGATCTTGCTATGGCCTACAGACA TGGGGATCCCATCCCTCATATTGAGTTCACAGAGGAGGAAGTGAAGACCTGGGGTGTCGTGTACAGGGAGCTGATCAAGTTGTACCCCACCCACGCCTGTCGGGAATACTTGAAGAACCTGCCACTGCTGTCCAAATATTGTGAATGTCGGGAGGACAACATCCCTCAGCTGGAGGATGTTTCACGCTTCCTCAAAG AACGAACTGGATTCACCATCAGACCAGTGGCAGGTTACCTGTCCCCACGGGACTTCCTCGCTGGTTTGGCCTTCCGGGTTTTCCACTGCACCCAGTATGTGCGGCACAGCTCTGACCCCTTATACACCCCAGAACC GGACACATGCCATGAACTGCTGGGACACGTCCCGCTGCTAGCAGAGCCCAGTTTCGCTCAGTTTTCTCAAGAGATTGGTCTTGCTTCACTGGGGGCCTCGGATGATTCTGTTCAGAAACTGGCAACA TGCTACTTCTTCACGGTGGAGTTTGGCCTATGCAAACAAGAAGGCCAGCTGCGAGCATATGGAGCCGGCCTGCTGTCATCTATCAGTGAGCTGAAG CACGCGCTTTCTGGAAATGCAAGGATAATGCCTTTTGACCCCAAAGTGACAAGCAAGCAGGAATGCATCATCACGACATTTCAGGATGTCTACTTTGTGTCAGACAGTTTTGAGGAGGCCAAAGTCAAGATGAG GGAGTTTGCCAAGACCATCAAGCGTCCCTTCACCGTTCGTTACAACCCGTACACCCAGAGCGTCGACGTGCTGAAAGACACTCCGAGCATCAACAGCGTAGTCGAGGAGCTCCGACATGAGCTTGACATTGTGGGCGACGCCCTCAATCGGCTCAACAAGCAACTGGGCGTCTGA